The segment ACTAAGTCGAGCTCTTCAAATTCCATCTCAGCAGGAACAATACCTGTTACTTCATCGTCACGAAGCACTAATGCTTCATCACGCATGTCTAATAAACGTTCAGCGTCTGCATAGGTCAATAACCATGGCGCATCAAAATAATCAGTAACCGACTGGCGTAAACGCTGACTAAATGCACGGTTCTTGTCCATGTCTATCGCGGTACGAATAAACTTATGGACATGGCGATCGTAGCCAATCCATAAATCAATCGCTTGCTGACCCCAACTGATAATGCGATCCAGTTTTGCTTGAAGGATATAAACCATCCCATCAACATAATCTAAATCATCACGACCTTGTGTGGATTCTTGAATCGTCAGTAACTGCGTTTGTAGCTGATCGCCTGCCGCTTGTAGTGTGTCTTGAAGCTCTTTTAACGTCGCTGACGTTTCATCAAGTAACTGTTCACAACTACTGATTGCTGCGCGCCAGTCTTGGTTTAGCAATTCAGCAATATCGACTTTAACTTGCTGCTGTTGCTCATCCATGGTGCGCTGGTTTAAATCAATGCGATCGAATATTTCAGCTACTGAGTATTTCAATACGGCATGGACATTTTGACGCCAGTGTTTTTCATCACCGTCTTCTTGTGCCGCTGTTGCTGCTTTATTGATTTCGTCTGCCACCATTGCTAACTGGATAGATAGCTTGAGCGTTGAAAACTCTCGTTGGCGAACGTAATAATCAGTAATGCCTAACGCTAATGGGCTTAAACGATAAATACTAGCGCCATCAGTTACTTCACTAGTAAAGCGTGAAATTAATCGCTGTCTTACCAATTCATTAATGGCGTTGTTGGCGCGAAATGCCAGGGTTTCTTTGGATTGGCCAAACATATCACTTACTATGCGAAATGCGTCAACCAGTTCTCCTTCCCCTAATTCTTCATCAAAGCGATCACCGCTTAAAACGGCAATGGCTAACAAGAACGCCAGCCGTTCCGTTGGTAGGTTTAAAGCAAAGTCGTTTTGCTTTACCCAGCTAACCAACTCAGGAACCGTCTGGGTAACTTCACTCATCCCTTGTCCTTATTGCTGTTATTAGAGTTTGTCGTTGTGATGTGCGTTTCTTTCGCAAAAGGCTTACGGGCATACACATGAATATAACGCCCCAACGACAAAAACGGCTCTTGACGGCAAAGCTTCTGCTCCATCTCAAGAACCTGTTCAAAACTGTAGTCACCTACCATATGAGTCTGAATATAATCATGGAAGGTGCGAACACCTGTTTTACCCATGATTTCAAATCCTGCATCGGTTAGGCACTGATAAACATCTTCTGGTTTTATCCCTTGCTGCGGCTGTAATTTAAAGCGCTTACGATGCGGCATTCCTTGCTCAATATGAGTCAAGTTGCCACAAATTAAGTTTTTAAACAGTAGACCGTTGTAGTTATAAAACATCACGGAAATTGCACCGCCAGGTTTCACATTGTGTAATAGACCAGTAAGTACCTCGATTGGTTCAGCTAACCATTCCATTACTGCATGAAATAAAATTAAATCGACAGGTTCAGGTATGAACTCGCCAATTTCCTGTACAGGACAATGCACTAAACGATATTGCTCAAGCAAACCGTTTTTAGCAATTTCTTGTTGAGCTAATGTCAACATTTCGCTAGAAAGATCACATAACGTTACTTGATGTCCAAGTGATGCAATTTTTTGTGACAATTGCCCAATACCTCCCCCTGCATCTAATACAGTAAGAGGTGATACACTGCTAAGCGAGGTAAGAATTTGTTCAATATCTTGCCAAACGACAGTTTGTCGAATTTGCCCTTTTGCTGTGCCATATATGTTTTCAGCGAACTTTTGCGCTAAATCATCAAAATTTCGGTCTTTGATCACGGCTGCTTTACGTTATGATAGCGAATCTAAAAAGTGACTCATTTTCTCACAAGCAGTAAAGGAATAAAGGCTTGTGATGCTTTTTCAAGCTCAACTGCTGAAATTTCGGACTACATTTCATGTTTGAATTAAAAAAATTAATCGCAACACTCCTTATGCCCCTCCCAGCACTGCTGATCATTGGGGTTATTGGATTACTGGTTCTATGGTTTACACGTAAGAAAAAACTGGCTTCGGGAATTATTGCATTCTCTTTTTTAGGTATTTTTGCCGTCTCTTTTCAGCCTGTTTCTACAAGTTTACTGCGACCATTAGAGCAACAATACCCCGCTTTTGTCGGCTCATCTAAACCTGTCGATTTTGTTATGGTGCTCGGAAATAGCCATGTGATCGATAAAACGTTTCCCATCACCTCTGAAATTTCACGAACTGCATTAATGCGTTTAGTTGAAGGCATACGTATTGCTCGAATGTACCCAGGGTCTAAAATAATCCTCTCCGGTTACGGTGGTGGAACCAATATCAGTCATGCTCGTATGATGGCTAAAGTTGCCCTAGCATTGGGTGTGAATAAGTCGGATATTCTGTTATTAGAAACAGCTAAAGACACATGGGAAGAAGCCCATCAAGCTGCTTCTGTTGTTGGTAGTAAAAGCCTAGTGCTTGTCACTTCTGCCAGCCATATGCCAAGGGCTATGTATGAATTTCATCAAGCGGGACTGAATCCAATTCCAGCGCCGACTAACTTTTTAGCGACGAACAAAATTAAACAGCCTTGGATGCGCTACGCCCCAAGCTCACAGTTTTTAAACCAAACTGAACGTTATTGGCATGAAAAACTAGGAAGTTTATGGCAACAATTACGTACCTTTCTTGCAAACCATAAAGAACCTAGCACTAATGAAAACAATCAAGATAGTGCAGATGCATTAACAGTTGCA is part of the Photobacterium angustum genome and harbors:
- the mukF gene encoding chromosome partition protein MukF produces the protein MSEVTQTVPELVSWVKQNDFALNLPTERLAFLLAIAVLSGDRFDEELGEGELVDAFRIVSDMFGQSKETLAFRANNAINELVRQRLISRFTSEVTDGASIYRLSPLALGITDYYVRQREFSTLKLSIQLAMVADEINKAATAAQEDGDEKHWRQNVHAVLKYSVAEIFDRIDLNQRTMDEQQQQVKVDIAELLNQDWRAAISSCEQLLDETSATLKELQDTLQAAGDQLQTQLLTIQESTQGRDDLDYVDGMVYILQAKLDRIISWGQQAIDLWIGYDRHVHKFIRTAIDMDKNRAFSQRLRQSVTDYFDAPWLLTYADAERLLDMRDEALVLRDDEVTGIVPAEMEFEELDLVNDILAEKVAAMLKAHKATGAPINLSSLLKDYLAQHPFAQHFDLARIVIDQAVRMGYSEADFNAIQPDWEAINEYGAKVQAHVIDKY
- the cmoM gene encoding tRNA uridine 5-oxyacetic acid(34) methyltransferase CmoM, with product MIKDRNFDDLAQKFAENIYGTAKGQIRQTVVWQDIEQILTSLSSVSPLTVLDAGGGIGQLSQKIASLGHQVTLCDLSSEMLTLAQQEIAKNGLLEQYRLVHCPVQEIGEFIPEPVDLILFHAVMEWLAEPIEVLTGLLHNVKPGGAISVMFYNYNGLLFKNLICGNLTHIEQGMPHRKRFKLQPQQGIKPEDVYQCLTDAGFEIMGKTGVRTFHDYIQTHMVGDYSFEQVLEMEQKLCRQEPFLSLGRYIHVYARKPFAKETHITTTNSNNSNKDKG
- the elyC gene encoding envelope biogenesis factor ElyC → MFELKKLIATLLMPLPALLIIGVIGLLVLWFTRKKKLASGIIAFSFLGIFAVSFQPVSTSLLRPLEQQYPAFVGSSKPVDFVMVLGNSHVIDKTFPITSEISRTALMRLVEGIRIARMYPGSKIILSGYGGGTNISHARMMAKVALALGVNKSDILLLETAKDTWEEAHQAASVVGSKSLVLVTSASHMPRAMYEFHQAGLNPIPAPTNFLATNKIKQPWMRYAPSSQFLNQTERYWHEKLGSLWQQLRTFLANHKEPSTNENNQDSADALTVAG